The DNA window GTTTAAAGTAAAATTCCAAAACTTCAAAAACAGAAAAAATAGCCCAGACCATGAAGGCGAAGCTACTGAAGAAGAAATCAGATTACGTAAGAAAATCCGTACCCAAACTATTGGTATTGCTGCTAAAACAGTATTGTTATATTCCTTAATCGGAATTGCTGCAGCATTCGTATTCTTACCATTCTATTGGATGGTTCTAACCGCTTTAAAAACATTTGAGGAAACACAATCAACAAACCCTTCATTCTTCGTTGCACTAAAAGACATGCAATGGGTTAACTTCAAATACGTATTAAATGAAATGGACTTCGGTTTATACATTTATAACACGTTATTAGTGGGGATCATTTCGACATTAGGTACTGTTATCACAACTGTGTTTGCAGCATTTGCCTTCTCAAGAATTGATTTCAAAGGAAGAGAAACATTATTCTCAATCCTATTAATGACAATGATGATTCCTGGGGAATTATACATCATTACAAACTTCATTACCGTAGCTGAATTTGGTTGGATTTCAACAGCAGGAAACAAAGTATTCCTTGCGATGATCATTCCATTCATGACAAGCGTATTCTACATATTCTTCTTACGCCAAACATTCAAACAAATTCCAAACAGCCTTTACCAAGCAGCGCAAGTTGATGGCTGTACAGACTTTAAGTACTTAGTAAGAGTTATGTTACCAATTGCTGGACCAACCGTGTTCACAATTACAATCTTAAGCGTTATCGGTTCATGGAATGCCTTCATCTGGCCAAGATTAATGGCAACTATGTTACCAAACAGTAATGAGAAATTTTATCTAATATCAGTCGCACTTAACAAAGCATCATTTATGGATCCAGAAGGTATGAGATTAATGTACAACCTTCAGATCGCAGCCAGTGCACTGGTTACTATACCGCTATTAATCGTATTCTTAGCTCTAAGAAAATACATTATTAGAGGAGTAGGAAGATCCGGTATTAAAGGATAATAGGAGGAATTAAATGAAAAAAATAGCTTCATTCTTGATTGCAGTAGTTGCAGTCATCACTTTAGCTGCTTGTGCTAACGTTAGAGCAAGCGCTCCAGTGTTTGAAGGTATTCCTGCAGGAAAAACTGTAACCATTACAGATGGTGATACATTCGATCCTAAAGCAGGGATAACTGCAAAAGACACTAAAGATAAGGATTTAACAGCTTCAATTATTGTTGAAGGGTTAGATTCAGACAAATTAGCAGGTGGTATTTGGATCGGTGGTCCAGGTAGCTTCTCATATAAATTATCTGTTACTAACAGTGCAGGTTTAAAAACAGAAGAAACCATCGCGTTAGTTGTTAATGCAAAAGAAGGCCAACAAGCAACGCCAGCAGTAATTGAAGGGGCTTATTCAAACCAAGTATATTACATTGGTTCAAACCCTTACAACCCACTTGAAGGGGTTTCTGCTAGAGATGCTATCGATGGCGATTTAACTGCAGAATTAAAAGTTAAGGGGACTCCTTACACAGCAAGACCTGGTGTTTCTAACTTCACAATCGAAGTTAAAAACAGTGCTGGTTATACAACTTCAATCGCAGTTACATTAACTGTTAAAGCTCAATACTCAATCCCAACAGAATTAACAACAGATCCAATCACAATTTCATTCTGGCATTCAAACGGGGATTCAATCGAAGCTGAATTGAAGAAGTATGCATTATCATTCCAAGCGAAATATCCAAATATTACAGTAGAAGTTATTAAGAAAGAACAATCATATTCTGAACTTAAGAACACTGTAGTTAAAGCAGCTGGTACAGGTGGACTTCCAAACCTAGTTCAATCCTATCCAGACCACGTTATGGAATACTTGACTTACAATGCATTACTAAGCGTGTCACCTTACTATGCACATCCAGTTCACGGTTATTCTACAACAGATGCTAAAGACTCATTCGCAGACTTAATCGGTTCATATAGAACTGAAAATAGCCAATATACTAAAGATGGTGACTTCTATGCATTGCCATTCAACAAGTCAACTGAAGTATTAGCTTATAATAAGACTGTTTATGACAGATTGGTTGCAGCTGGTAAAGCGCCTGCTGAATTCCCATCAACATGGCAAGATATTATTGCTTTGGCACCAGCTTATAGAGAAATTGCAAATAGCTATTTCAAAGAAAACCAAACATTTGTTAACACTCATGGGTCACAATCTCAAAAAGCATTATTTACTGACGATAACGTCAAATTAATGACAGAGAAGTTTGTACCATTCTCATATGACTCAACAGACAACGCATTCATTACTTTAACAAGACAATGGGGCGGAGAATACACAGGTATCGATGAAAACAGAAATGGTGTCATCAAGTTTGATAATGCTCAAACCAGAAGCATGTTACAATTCTTCTATGACAACAAGACAGCAATCACTGTTCCTGGTAACTGGGGTGACTCATATAGCTATGCATCCGATATCTTCAAGAATGGTTTCACATTCATCACTATAGGTTCAACTGGTGGTATCAGATACAATGCACCTATCTTAGTTACTAACGAAGGCGCAGGCATTGATCAATACTTATTCGAAGTTGGTGTAGCACCAATGCCATATAACAAAGAAATGCCTGAAAACTGGACTGCAATTCAACAAGGTACAAACATATCTATCACATCAGCAGGTACAGAACAACAAAAACTAGCTTCATGGTACTTCTTAAAGCATTTAACAAGTTATGATGTTCAATTAGACTTCTCAATGAAGATTGGATACTCTCCAGTTAGAACATCAGTATATTCAGATCCAGCATTCGTCCAATTCAGAAATGGTCTTGACAAAGAAGGTAAAGCATTAAGAGGCGCTGACTATTTAATGAGCCAAGCTATTAATGCAGCATCTATTCAAAAAGATGTTCAATTCTTCGACCAAGCATTCGTAGGTTCATCTACTTCAAGAACTGCAGTAGGGGTTGCGTTCAACCAAGTTATGTTAGCAACTAACCCTAACGTAATTAACATTGCAATTCAACAAGCAGTAGATGAAGCTAAAAAGATTCTCGGGAACTAAGGTTTTTAATTATTGATTATTCAATAAAAAATATAGGAGGAGAAGTATGAAAATCGGATTTAAACGATTGACGATGTTGTTAGCGTTACTAAGCGTAGTAATGTTAGCTGCTTGTGGTAAAACAGATACCACTTTAAAAGATGCCGTTGCTGATTTAACAATCACTTACGCATCAGGAGACAGCATTTCAGCTGTAACTAAGGATTTACCAACACTTCCTGCTAAAGTAGGAGAAGTTACCATTACTTGGGCATCAAATAACACAGCTGTGTTAAGTGCCGCAGGTAAAGTTACAAGACCAGCAAGTGATACAGTAGTAACACTAACTGCAACTTTAACTTTTGATGGTAAAACTGAAAGTAAAGAATTTAAAATTACCGTTAAAGCCGTAGAAGGCCCAACACAAGCAGAAAAAGATGCTGCAACTGCTGCATTACAAGCTGTTTATGCTGACACTATTGGCGACGTTAATTATGAAGTTATTGCAGACTTAGAATTAGTTTCTACTATTTCTGGGTTCTCTGTTACTTGGGCATCTGCCAACACTGCTTTAATCGCAGTTGATGGTAAGATTACAAGACCTGCTTATACTAAAGATGGTGGACAAGCTGTTAAATTAACTGCCACAATCACAGTTAAAGGTGAAGCTGTAGTAGTTGAATTCTTCGCATTCGTTAAAGGTATGCCAAAGACTGTTCAACAAACATTAACTGAAGCAGTTAACTTAGGTGCTGCATTCACATCAGACGTATCTACTGATGGTATTACTGCAAACCAAACTTTACAAACATCAGTAAAATATGAAGATGTAACTTATACAATCGTATGGACTTCTTCACATCCAGAAACAATGGGTGTTGATGGTAAAGTTGTAAGACCAGCTTTAGGACAACCTGACTTAGTTGTTACAATGACTGCTTCTATTACTCATGAAGGCGTTACTGTAACTAAAGATGTAGAATTTAAAGTTCTTTCTTACAAGCCAAGTAGAGTATTTGAAACCATTGGTGATCTATACACTGGTGATGGAAGAGCTAAAGACGGCGAATATGTAAAAGTTAAAGGTGTTAAAGTATTAGGTAAGATCAACGATGGTATTTTCTTACATGATGGTACAGACATTCTTTATGTATTCGATAGAGGCAAAGTTATTTATAATAGCTTAGTTCCTGGTAAAGTTTATGACGTTGAAGGCGAATTTGACATTTACTACAGCGCAGGACAATTAGCGAACTATGCACCAAACGTATTAACATTTGTTGAATCTACTGAAGTAGTTGCCGATTTAGCTGCAACTCAAGTTGATTATAATGATTTAATCGATGGATTATCATTACCAACTAATCCAAGTGAACTACAAGTGTTCTATGAATACACAAGATTCACTGCGAAAGTCTTAGTCGACGCTCAAGAAGGCGCAACTTCAAGCTACAAGTACTGGTTAGTTCCAACTGACTATGAAGGCGAAACAGTTATTAGCAAACTTGATGGTGGTAAAGCTATTCAATACGCTACTAAGTATGTATCAAACATTTATTACCAATCAAATTCTGAAGCGTTTGCTGAATTAAATGGTAAGACTGTCACTATCGACTTCTTAATGTATGGTTTCAGATCTGATAGATATGTATGGTACGGATTATTCTTCGATGACGTTACAGACATCGTAGTTGCATTCGATACAGATGCAGAAGCATTAGCAGCAGCTAAAGCAGTTGTTGAAAAATCACAACCAGCTGACGTTGTTGAAGCTACAACATTAGATTTAGTTAAATCAATCCATGGTGCATCAGTAGCATGGTCATCTAATAATGAATCAGTTATCAACTCAACTACAGGTGTTGTTACACCAGTTGATGGTGTTGTAACTAAAGTTGAATTAACAGCAGTTATTACACTTAAAGACTTACCAGCTGAAACAGTTAAGATTAACATTAACGTTGGTGAACTTCCTGTTAAGACAGTTAAAGAAGTTATTGATTCAGCAAAAGGCGCACAAGTTCGCTTTGAAGCTACAGTCTTTGAATATGATGGACGTGGAAACGTGTATGTTTCTAACGGAACAGATTCTCTTGTAGTACGTATCGATTCATCATCTGACCTACACGCTGCATTAGTTGCAAATAAGGGTAAGAAAGTTGAAGTAATCGGAGCTACAGATTCATACAACGGACTAGTTCAAGTTAAGCCTACAAAAGTAACTGCCAAAGGTGCTGGTGATGCAATTGCTCCAATTAATGCAGATGCATTAGAATTATCAGCAACAGGTTTAATCTCAGTACAATCATCACTAGTTGAATTGAAAGGAATGAGCGTTACATCAAGAACCACTACTCCAAGTAAAGATGCTACATACAACACAGTTTCAATTATCTTAACTCAAGTTGCTTCAAGCAAAACTATCGAATTGAGATGGGATGATAGAGTTGTATTAACTACTGAAGCTAAAGCAGAACTAGACAAATTAGTTGTTGGTGAAATTGCTGAAGTTACAGCAGTTGTTGGTT is part of the Paracholeplasma morum genome and encodes:
- a CDS encoding extracellular solute-binding protein, giving the protein MKKIASFLIAVVAVITLAACANVRASAPVFEGIPAGKTVTITDGDTFDPKAGITAKDTKDKDLTASIIVEGLDSDKLAGGIWIGGPGSFSYKLSVTNSAGLKTEETIALVVNAKEGQQATPAVIEGAYSNQVYYIGSNPYNPLEGVSARDAIDGDLTAELKVKGTPYTARPGVSNFTIEVKNSAGYTTSIAVTLTVKAQYSIPTELTTDPITISFWHSNGDSIEAELKKYALSFQAKYPNITVEVIKKEQSYSELKNTVVKAAGTGGLPNLVQSYPDHVMEYLTYNALLSVSPYYAHPVHGYSTTDAKDSFADLIGSYRTENSQYTKDGDFYALPFNKSTEVLAYNKTVYDRLVAAGKAPAEFPSTWQDIIALAPAYREIANSYFKENQTFVNTHGSQSQKALFTDDNVKLMTEKFVPFSYDSTDNAFITLTRQWGGEYTGIDENRNGVIKFDNAQTRSMLQFFYDNKTAITVPGNWGDSYSYASDIFKNGFTFITIGSTGGIRYNAPILVTNEGAGIDQYLFEVGVAPMPYNKEMPENWTAIQQGTNISITSAGTEQQKLASWYFLKHLTSYDVQLDFSMKIGYSPVRTSVYSDPAFVQFRNGLDKEGKALRGADYLMSQAINAASIQKDVQFFDQAFVGSSTSRTAVGVAFNQVMLATNPNVINIAIQQAVDEAKKILGN
- a CDS encoding immunoglobulin-like domain-containing protein, producing the protein MKIGFKRLTMLLALLSVVMLAACGKTDTTLKDAVADLTITYASGDSISAVTKDLPTLPAKVGEVTITWASNNTAVLSAAGKVTRPASDTVVTLTATLTFDGKTESKEFKITVKAVEGPTQAEKDAATAALQAVYADTIGDVNYEVIADLELVSTISGFSVTWASANTALIAVDGKITRPAYTKDGGQAVKLTATITVKGEAVVVEFFAFVKGMPKTVQQTLTEAVNLGAAFTSDVSTDGITANQTLQTSVKYEDVTYTIVWTSSHPETMGVDGKVVRPALGQPDLVVTMTASITHEGVTVTKDVEFKVLSYKPSRVFETIGDLYTGDGRAKDGEYVKVKGVKVLGKINDGIFLHDGTDILYVFDRGKVIYNSLVPGKVYDVEGEFDIYYSAGQLANYAPNVLTFVESTEVVADLAATQVDYNDLIDGLSLPTNPSELQVFYEYTRFTAKVLVDAQEGATSSYKYWLVPTDYEGETVISKLDGGKAIQYATKYVSNIYYQSNSEAFAELNGKTVTIDFLMYGFRSDRYVWYGLFFDDVTDIVVAFDTDAEALAAAKAVVEKSQPADVVEATTLDLVKSIHGASVAWSSNNESVINSTTGVVTPVDGVVTKVELTAVITLKDLPAETVKININVGELPVKTVKEVIDSAKGAQVRFEATVFEYDGRGNVYVSNGTDSLVVRIDSSSDLHAALVANKGKKVEVIGATDSYNGLVQVKPTKVTAKGAGDAIAPINADALELSATGLISVQSSLVELKGMSVTSRTTTPSKDATYNTVSIILTQVASSKTIELRWDDRVVLTTEAKAELDKLVVGEIAEVTAVVGWFNNPQLLALNVLKVTVTPQDNAAKLAADAAAIKDIALTAAGAIELPALGANGSAIAYAFKDAEGANNSLIDLVAKTVTMPSEGQVVVTLVATLTLGEEAAVEVEIEVTLGSLPAVEGTVVTTSYSGTSTNMVSPGNNATTIGLSETIFDVTSNKAGSYNNIIGLNADGSIRLYADRSTGNGNILTISTLGGQRIVSVKITFGAGSNHVAGETAGVLTLGSEVINLDSTKVSSQTLEYSALDITSFSVKNATTGSKSGQLWITSIEITYAAA
- a CDS encoding carbohydrate ABC transporter permease, translating into MEKKYLNRWKLTDIFVLAADAIAVIIYLVLFVKAFIDIPVPTKEEIVDINFVFNGLQLSILAIFAMIATPLLFIDSKTHFNKVEYEMDPWFAGNTFVKGIISLLLLNPVSAIIRFYNTHNILKFATGHSYLEAIKNMGRWFKVKFQNFKNRKNSPDHEGEATEEEIRLRKKIRTQTIGIAAKTVLLYSLIGIAAAFVFLPFYWMVLTALKTFEETQSTNPSFFVALKDMQWVNFKYVLNEMDFGLYIYNTLLVGIISTLGTVITTVFAAFAFSRIDFKGRETLFSILLMTMMIPGELYIITNFITVAEFGWISTAGNKVFLAMIIPFMTSVFYIFFLRQTFKQIPNSLYQAAQVDGCTDFKYLVRVMLPIAGPTVFTITILSVIGSWNAFIWPRLMATMLPNSNEKFYLISVALNKASFMDPEGMRLMYNLQIAASALVTIPLLIVFLALRKYIIRGVGRSGIKG